From the Candoia aspera isolate rCanAsp1 chromosome 3, rCanAsp1.hap2, whole genome shotgun sequence genome, the window ACATCAGCTGGAACATCACAGTGAGCTATAGAAGAGCTGAAGGTGAGCTTGTAGACCATCTATAGCAATAAGCTTGGCAAAGGTTCTAAGGTGCAAAGACATGCAACAAAGGAAGTAAAATGGAATGAAGTCTGTTAGTGAGACTTTGGTGAAAAACATATGAGAGAATACTACATGCCAATTAAGTCTACCTGTCAGACACATGTGCAGCTCACCTCAGAACTTGTAcgtaacagaaaaataaatccaaagcAAAAATGGATTAATACTGCCTCCCAAACATAGTTGGCCATTGGCCTTTGAATAGATTGATTAAATTGTATATTTATGATGTGGAATCTATATTATAGGGAGgttttaaaatgtaagaataaataaCACTCCAAAATAATGTTACATATTTGTGGTAAGAACTTCTACATGATTTTCAACGTGGCATTTAGTCATGGTGTCACACTCAAACTCCACTTTGTTTTCATAGACATGAGGGCCTTCTTCACACCTGAAATATTAGAAAAAGAATATGTttttttattagtattattattaaattgGCTCTCATCCTATGATCAAGGATACCATGTGTAGGTCTCCCTCCAATCTCTTGTCTCAATTTCAGAGACAGTTACACTGATACTCATGGTAGGTCCTGTTCATATGATTCTTCCCTTCCCTGAAAGAGCAGTGATTGGGTAGAAGAAAAAGATGGGGAGATTGTCTCCTACAGAATTGTTATTCACCGTCTTGAAGTTGCCTCTTCTCCTGAATGGAGATGGGTGAAAAAGTATTTGGCCCTCTCATCCATTATGCTGGAAAAATCATACATCCTTTTTATTCACTGGTATAACCATTTACTGCTCctgatgtaatggtatgcgggaataaccttgggagataggagggagagccacagactggacaaccagcatatAAAAGGTATTTCAGCccagagaaggagggaaggcatgggaaacatttcagaagggatcctccctagctTTCTGGAAGGAAAGTAGCTGTGATGGAATGTACAGGTGGCCTTCAAAGATGGGGGGAAGAAATGttacctagggaatgatcagataaaagagaaaggagcctgcaacagagtaacagccagagaaagaaacttaggaaggacccaccctaactactcaggcagtaaatagggagggtgggagatgtgtactttcagacttgcaagattctgttaatgtagccttaaaataaagtagaattagctcatctggtcgtgtttcctgtctggtttacctgggagggctgacaggcggggagaaatactttcagtcttgcaagttcTTTTAATGCAATGGTACGATAAAGActgagctagtactcctggttgtgctttttgtctggactacctcgcagggctaacaccTACACATAGTTAACCACAGTAAAAATGTTGCTGTAGAAAAAGAACCAACTCCATGTTCTCAACAATTCTTTAATATTCCCAAATGGTCACAGATGGTTGAAATATCCATAAATCAATTTGCTCTTTCCTATAGATTTCAGAAGTGAAGCATTTCAGGGTTGTTGATTAGATAATGCAGCCAAATTAACAGTTAAAAGAAAGAACTAAATAAAACACAAACATGTGAAACTTTTCGTTTATCAGTCGTTATTGATCACATTGTCAGGTCCTGTTACTGTTAATTGGGGGTAAAATGGACAGAGAGAAAATGGCAAATCAAGGACAGGTAATCACAAGCCAAACCAAAAATCCCCTTTCTGTCAGAAACAGGCTGACATCTGATGTACACTTACCTTAGAAGAAGCCGCATTGAACACTGCATGGGATTTACTTCTGTACAGGCATTTCTAGAAGCGTGCTGTTAGTTACATGTTTTAATAGTTCAGAAAACAACACTAACCTGAAGTCCGCTGCAGTTGCTGAGTATCTTCCTTCCATGCTATTAGAAATGATGGACTCTTCAGTCTCCCCCGCTTTGAAGGACACTTGTTTTACTTCTTCTTTGGAATTGCTGCAGAAGCAATTAGCAGGAGCCCAATGAGATCAAAAAGATGAATTTTATGAGCAATCCATACATGCAGTTTTTTTCAGTGGAAgatcaaatatatactgtattcctTTATTTCTGAATGTTATAAGACAGAGCCCAAGAGTGGCAGCTTACACCATCAACATTAgtagaatgaaaaaaaacaatGATAACTCTGTAGAAGACACAATGGTACCATCAGTAATAAAGGTGTACCCCAGCTAATTAAGACTAAAAGTCTGAGGAAAGGAGAAGGTTATGCCCAGTGACTAAATAACCTCTCTTGAAAAAGCATTCCATCACCTGACAATCACTCATGAAAAGCTCATTACTCAATTGCTATTACTTAATCACCAAGGATGGCAGCAACAAGGGAAACATCTCGAATACTGCTTTGGACAGACTCAGTCTGTGCTACTCTGTCCATTTCTGGGCATCATACTTTCAGAAGGATTCAGAAGACCTGAAACTAATGTAGAGAAGGGCAATGAGGAGGGTGGGGGGActccaaataaaaatagaaggaacAGAGTATATTTAACCTTGGGAAGACTGACGAGAGACATGAGAACAAAGACCTGAAAGAATTCCACAGAGAGGAAGGTCAAGAACTATTCTTTGTCATTCCAAAGTGCAggatatggaataatggatttaagattCAGGAAGGGAGATTCTGattgaatgatttttaaaaaggcagcaggTTGGAGtcaatggcctaaatggcctTTTAGTTCTGCAACAAGGATTCAGGGACTTCCTGGCAGGGAAAGTAATGTGCACAGTATTTCCTGAAAGCAGAAAGTTTGAAAATCACATAATATATGCTTTTCCATCTTACCAGCCTGGAAAAGCATTTCTTTCAGTAGGTGTACAATATCATAAACACATCGTTTCATGAATGCTTTAACTGTCTGGCTCAACAGAGAAATTGTCTGTCCTGTATGCTAAAGAGTTTGCTGTGTGTAGTCCACCATTCTATCTAATTAATGTGGGACATCCTGGGTTAAAGTTACAGAGCCAACATCTGCTAATGTAGCTCACACTTCAGATCCTCCTGGTTCATGAATGTATTAATCTGCGTGGAGAAGTATTATAGTTTATATGTTGAGTGATCATGTCTCCACAAGATTTGGTACGCAACTTGTATGTAACCAATAGCTAAAAGAAAGGGATCAGTTCCATAACCTAATGCTGTGAGGACAACTCTatagctaccatatctgggctgcaaaactctgaacAACCATTCGAAATACATAAAATCTAAGTCTTTGCTACCGTGTGATAACAAATCCATTTGAATTTTTTGCAGCCAGATCTTATAGCCCTAGCTAAAGCAGATGTGACACTGGGAGGTCTCCTTCCCTATTAGGAGGGAACTatgagaaaggaggaaggaatccaGTCAGGCCATGGAACCAGTTTTCCTACTCCTTAATAATTAGGAAATTAGTTTCCTAATTTCAatcacacagaagaaaatattgagatatctgcattttttttctctccagcagaGAAATATAAACACAAGGTTGGGGATGAATTGCTTTGAGAAAACTCTAAAAAGGATCTTTAATCCTTATTCCCTTAGAAATTCCATTCCAGTTTAATGGCCCCTGCAGCCACTTTACTTTAGGAAAATGGGGAGTTCATTGCCGATCTCCAGACCAAACAGACTTAATGTAGAATAAAACCAAGCAAAATGCCACATATCATGATAGAGGAAAGAAAAATCACCACTTACTCTTTATCCTGGCACCATAATCTGTTGATGATAAAGGCAATCACTGCCAAAACCAAAAACACTGTAACGGCAATGACACCTTGTAGCCATGGCTGAAGATTCCTGTTAACTGTGAAGAAAAGGAGTTCAAGCAAGAttactgtaaaggtaaaggtaaaggtttcccttgacgtaaagtccagttgtgtccgactctagggggcggtgctcatctccatttctaagccttagagccggcgttgtccgtagatacttccgggtcatgtggccagcatgacgacacggaacgccgttaccttcccgctgaagcggtacctattgatctactcacatttgcatgttttcgaactgctaggtgagcaggaagATTACTGTAGGTACTTATTTTATTAGACTAGAAAAATTACAGCATGATGCATTAATATTTATCTGCACACAAGCCTATTTTTATTAAGTGCTAAGATTACTGGTTGTTAAATTGAAGTAACAGTAGCTAAATAGTTATGTGCATCcagtacagtatatatactgtataatagtagctagatagctagatataTCTAGATTACATCTAAATAAATCTTGAATattgcacacatacacactcacaaataGACAAGAAGAAAGCCACAAAATAATGCCATAGCAACCAAAATGGCTATATTTCATATTGATTATTGTGATAAAGTGCTACCTGGGAATTAATTGTTGTGAATCAAGAACTTTTCTCCATCAATTTTACATCAGAATGTGAATCTGTCCAAGTTGTAAGATCAGCCATATCACAAATCAAGGGCTATTGCCCTCAGTATTTTTCTGGttcagaatataaattatattaatttgttCATCTgtttaattgatttatatagctgctcactCAGCAATTGACTCAGAGATTCTGCAAAACAGGGTCATCGTAACGTGGGAAGTACAGATGTGTTGAGAGATGAAGGGAGAAAACTCCTTTGAGTTTACACGGTAAGTACATGGACACAGCAATGTAGTTTTCTAGGGAAATCTATTCCAACCCTATACAAGCAACTATGCGTAAGCCTCTTTCAATACAAATTCAAAGACGCACTTTCTTTGATAGATTCAGAGAAAGTTGATTTATTAAATACTTGGGAATACATTTCTTCTCAATCCACTGAGACATTCCAATAGTTTATATCATATCTGAAGCTTGCCAGCACCAACTGGGGCTACCGTATATCCACTGCAAAAATcaaacaaccactagatggcaggaaagagattcagaaaagtctaaccttttgctgccatctagtggtcatccatatTTTTTCAGTTCAGATGTTATACCCTATCAACAATGTCAGAAACCTATAAAAAAGCCATTTTTCTAGTTGTCTTTGTGCAAAGCCATAGCTAAACCAATAAAGAAATGGGAGGCCGAAAAGCAATCTCTTCTCTTGACTTTCCTGtcaaaacaactgttttattGAGGATGGCATGTTGAAACCTACCCAGCAAATTTTGAGAAatcttctctttctgaaaaaaaaatggttggacTGTTTTGCAACATTATGACTAATTGTCCCAGCCCAGTTGCGTTTTGCTGCCCTCTTAACAATCTCTTTCTTGGAAAAATGCCCAATCTTTACCCCACCCTGAAAATAAACTAAATCTCTTCCCCAATACTGCAATCTCTCAAAATGGTTAGGCAGTTCCAAAAGAGCTTATGATATTTTGGAAAACAGACCTGTTTTGCCAAAAGTGACACCAGTGCTCTCTgtctttatttttgtcttctctgAAACAAAAGTGTACACACCTTTTTCAAAAAAGCAATTTCAGTGGCTTGAGGTGCATCGGTAGCTTTTTCAATATTGCTGAACATGGGTGGGAAATTGGGTATACACATGCTTCCTGCTCCTTTTGAATTTAGAAGCCTCTATGACCAGGTTCCCATTTTGTGTAAAGCCCTAACTAAGGCTTCTAAAATCTAAACATTCTAGCAGTGGAGGGTTTTTTTAATAGCTTTTGAATATATTTACTTGATTAAGCACTCAGATTAAACTTTGGATACTGAGCAATTCACGCAGGCTCTCTTCAGAACTTCAGTTGAATCTTTCAGCATCTAAAGAAGTATCAGCTTCCCCAACATGTGGTTTTGAGAAAAGGTGAACTGTCAGAGGATGAAGAAGAAAAGTGCAAACTATCAACTCCTTTCTACTATCAGTAGTGTCTTTTTTGGTAATCCTCAGTAATCCTGAAACTTTGGTGGAAttctaaaagcaaataaaagccCTAAGTTAATACAAGAGCAAATTGTTCTGTCTTAGTTAATGCTGGACTAGAACAACCAATGGAAAACAGTCCAAAGTTCTGTTCTGCCAATTTGTATcttgtctttattttaaaaattagagatacctttttctttctttctttctttctttctttctttctttctttctttctttctttctttctttctttctttctttctacattgTTAAAATGAAAGGGGGGCGGGGTAGACCTTAGTTCAATTTGATGAGATCCAATTCAGAAAAGGCAAGAACTAGAAGTGAAAGCCCTGGAACAGCCAGGTACTAAAAAGGTCAGTACTTAATGTACCATCAGTAATTATGCAGATAAGTGGATTTTCAGCTGAaggctttttttctccttcatgcCTGTGGCTCTGAAAACTAGTGCACAactagaaaaggaaaaggagcttTGCGACCTTGAATCTAGTCATCATTTGTGGAATTATAAACTTAAAACAAATTGAAAAACCATCTACTTTATTCCCCATCACTCTTTCTGAACCCAAACTCAGACAGTTCTAACAGATTATTCATTAACATCCAGATAATGTACAACAAGCAAAGAACAAATACGGAAAAGGTGTACCATATTAGAGACGcttggaaaacaaaatatttgttttaataaaatgcaCCTGAAAGGAAGCAGGAGATAGAGTTTGCCAACTCTTGATAAGGCTGCTCTTATGCCTTCAAGAGCTGCATAACAGGTACAAGAATGGAACTTTGctcatcacagtgatccaataaTCAAGTTTCATCTACTGCATTTATTTACCTCCTGCAGTTGTTTGTAGCACTGAACCTTTGCCTTAATAATAATTGACAACTTCGAAATATATTGATGGATGTTGCAATGCACCAATGTCCATTGTTGAAAAAAATGGCATTCAATGGCCAAATCTGACATCATGATGAATGTGTTAAACACcaccataattttttttcttttacaagaaaCAGCTACTGGAAGTGAGGAGGGGAAGAAATATAGCTGCAGAATGGAAGGACCCTTTCTTCCTGCAAGAGTCCTATCAACACCTCTTTCCTTTAACAATAGTTTATTAGGGCTACCATCTCTAGGATGCAAATATCTGGACAATGCAGCAAAGAGACAGAAACCTTTTAATAATTGACAACTCCAGGGAGCATCTGGGGATCTGCAGACCAGCCCTAGAATTTAAATCTGAGAGCTAAAATGGTCAGATACCcaggaaaaaaagtaaacattATAAACAGGGATGAGGAAGGAGTAATTTGACTTAATGGATACTTGCTGAAATCCTCTCTTCTACCCAATTATTAAAGCTGCATAAACCTTGCCCTCTTTTTCTGAGGCCCTTTGGAGAGAATAGGGTACAATTTGGGGGCAGACTATGATGTAGAGTGAAAGATTAAGATAAACCTCATAACTTGCTGAGGTTCTGATCCCACTAATGCTGTTATTGCCACAGGAAATAACCCCAGACACATTAAACACATTAGAtatgccatcacttggattttattatatgttatatgtatatttattgacattattctgattttactgtattttatactgttttattgtgaaccgcccaggatcccctgagtgggggagatgggcggtaataaaaatatgacaaataaataaataaataaataaaataaacctgttGCCATATTTCAATTTGTTCCCATATTTAATATTGTGTCCATTGAAAGCCCACAAGCAATCAGAGGGCTGATAAAATATTCCATAAATGTGCAATAGCTGAAACCAATGGCTAGATTCATACATTATACTtggggtttgtttatttaaagcaggTTATGTGAACCTATCCATGATTTTGTGGAACCACAGTTTACCGGTCAGTATGACTTGTAatcaattatgatttatttatagtTAAATCAAGCTATACTTTAGCACAAGGAGTGACCCTAGTTAACTTCATTTAATTGTCCTGAAATTGAATCAGTGCTCCATTTAGTGGATAATACGCCATGAGTGAATAATCTGCTGGGCATCCAGTACATAGTGAATTTTCATTAGGGTTTTTCAGAATTAACTATCTTAAGTTAGAACAGCACAAGAAAAAGAGCAATAACAGTGTACAATAGGGCTGACTTTCCCCTTGCTACAACATATAATGATATCTGGACAATCCAGAaatatcatatctgggctgcaaaactccagaagaacattagatgggagcaaagaagaAGAATTTTCTGCATCTGCTTACTGCCATCtcatgatcatctggatttttgtagtcaAAATATGGTAGCTCTAAGATAATGAACAAGAAAATGCTGTTGTCTTCATAAGAAATGGATTAACTAGCGTAATGCAAACGATCCCAATAAAATTTACCTATTACATTCCTTTGAGTTAAGATACCATACATAAAATAACAGGAcacagtaaagaagaaaagaaaaactcatACATACTAATGAACATAAGGTTTCATAACACTCTGAACATAGGACTATCTAATTATTACAACTGCAGTCCTATACTCACTTATGCGGGAATTTCACTGAACCTACTGGATAGTATTTCTGAGGaaacatgtataggattgcaaaTCCACTCTGAAACACTCCCATGGGCTCACAGGGCCAGGCTACTTAGTTTTTTCCACAATGCTGAGTTACCTTTTTGCATTCAACTCCTGGTTAAAGGGTTACACATTACCATATAGGTTCAAAAGTGAATGCACCCATAATGAGGGTTAAGAAAATATTCTGGGGAATCTGTTGATGACAAAGTTAGAAAATGGAATGGTGGAAAGTGAACCTGTAGAATTTAAtgcaatcatatttatatgaagTTGTACATTTTGTATGAATGTATCATTTAATGCAACCATATTTCAAACTAAAAGGACAAGTACAAGAAAGATGAAGCATTCCAgtaagataaaattaaataagttGTAGAAAAATTCTTTCTGGATTTGCAAAAGTAGGACTTATATATACCTATGTACTCATCATGCTACTCCTTTTTCAGCAAGCTATGTTATGCAAAGAGCATAAATGAGCTAAGCaatagcaaataaaattaaaagcatgatCACAGTTGACATTTTGCAGCTGTCATCTGATTTTCCAATAAGTCTCACTGAATGTATTGTTTCTTATGAATTAATATGTGTAGAACAGGGTATCACATAATGAATTTTGGCTGTAACATATCCAGTTTCCTGGTATGAAACCCTAATAAACCTCAAAGGACTTATTTAGAGTTTATTTGCATATATGATTGAGCTGTCAGACCAGAGGCCTTACAACATTTTTTAGGGAATAAGTCCTATTAATCTTATTTTTGAGTAAATATGCAACATGGCTTAGTATGCAATGGGAATTCAGTTACTGTCTTACATTCATTTTCATTAATGTTTATAACTAATGTTAACTTTTGCAACTTTTGCAAAAAGAGAAGTACCAAATTGTCTGATGCTGTCAATTACAGGCTCCTCAAGTTGCCTGTTATAGCCATTTGCTGAACACAAGGTTGATGGAATGCACCCATTCATGTATGATATGCAGCATTTTATACTGAAAGTATAGAGAAATTTACATGGGTGGTCAAGTGCCAGAGAAGACAGGACTCCAGTCCAGCAAGTGAAACTTTTACTCAGCTGTTAAAGATGTAGGAGTCCTTGTTTTGCACCTGGCAAACATGTTTGAAGTATGAAAAATAAAGATGCCCCTGAGTCAAGCAGAACTGCTGGCGACTACTGTACATGGTTACAACCatacagctttcttggcaacagtacaaaaaTGGTTTAGACATTGGCTTCTTCTGTTATGTTTtgtaatttcccagtctagtctacagaaCAAGGACCATAAAGAAAACATTAGAACTTCTGGTTTTATCCAGAAGTATCATTAGAAAGACTTACAGAAGCTCCTGCATAGGAAGTAAGCAGATTAAGATTTATCTAAGAATTATTATTTAGAATGCCTTctatataagtttttttttaagtgtcttgCCTGATGAAGCAATCTTGAAATCTCACTCATTTTTGTGAATTGACTTAATCAACATCTTGCCCTGTAGGAAACCAGGTAAACAAACTTAGCCTTTTCCAAACTGATACCCTCCAAATGAATTGTTTGTGTTTTCCAGAATGGGTGACTACTTCAGAGCAAAGTTCAGACAGCCATCGCTGTTGCCTTCATTTCCCACAATGCTAGAAGTTCTTTGGGAAATAAAGATAACAAGTATGGATGTTTGGAGCCTGACTCTACAACAGAATGCCCATTCAgccaaaaattttaaaataaagaaaaaaggaaggacatTGCCAAGGCTATCCCTGTCCCTCCCTCAGCCTGTCCATCTAGAAGGTTGTAGAGGCCCGACCCCAGGGTCTCATGAGTTCCCCATAGACTTTGATTGCAGTTCTCCAAACTTACTACCAAGTGTTAATTTTTAATGGAACAGAAGGGAAAACTCATTTAAGTGCTGGACTGAAAGGCAATTATATTAACCATATTTAACTTGAATGAAATGAGAATGAAATCAAATTCTGTTTTGATTCTGACTCTACCCACTACTTCCGAAATGAGGCCCCAAAGGCAAAGTGGAGTATTCAGACCAGAAGAAGTTGTAAAATgcagtgggcaaaaaaggaataCTTACatttaaaagacagaaaaacagCCTCTTTCATTCCCTCCCACTGCCTCCTTTTACCAAGCTGAATGGGAAAAAAGACCCAATGGCTTCTTTCTGAAGTTGACCAATAAGTGGAAAGTGTAAAAATAGTTTCAGGAGGGACCTGCACTTTCCTTTGCTGGTAGGTGCGGCAAGAAGTgtctccctttccctctttttttttttttttactgcttactgtatatggaaagaagaaaacccCTTTACTTCTTTTTAATAAGTGGAACTAGCATGGCAAAATTAGTGGGAAAAGGGAATGATGGCCCCTTCCTGCCTCGTATACACTCAGTCCTGGCTGCAACGTTTGCTACTTCTAAAGCCTGTATGGATGACATTGCTCTATCTAGATAGAGATTGTTGAAGGGTTATGAAACTAAAATCTGGGAAACCTTGTCATTTTTTGTTGCAGCAAAATGTCCAGTCTTTCCAGTTTAATGCTAAATTACATCACCAAGTAGGACAGGAAACCAAATAGGACAAGAAGGCTGGACATATCCTTCTTCAAGCAATGGCTTTTTGTCGCAGGATTTCTTTGCAACTCCTTTCCAGAAGCATCAGTGTCATTTGGAAATCCAGTGATTATCACATGGAAAAACAATGATGTTTCAGAAAGTCATCATACAGGATTGTTAATGGACTCTCCCAGCTTATGACATTTTTGTTTCATCTTGTGCCTACTCATCATTTACATATCTGAATTTCTTTCAGTGTTCTTTGGCTCACAGTTCACTCAGGGCCAGAGAATAGGTTTCTTTAGCTTCAGCAAGTAGTTTCATGTGTCCTCAACTGATTCCCGGAAGTACAGAGTTATATTTTATGTCTAGTGTAGGCTTACTTCCTTTCATATTATGGAAAACTTTTTCCTTTGAATTTGCTGGACAGATGCACTAAAGCTCCTGCCTGCCCAGAAGTTATAGCTATTGAATTTCTactgaaattatttcaaaatttgtATCACTACATACAAGTTAGCATATGCCAATGTTATGCaactatgtttcttttttatgatCCATTTCCTCTGGTTTTTTCAAGGCATGAAGGACAACTCTAGTACTCTTAGATTTAAAAGCCAGCTAAAACACATTAACAATGGAGAAAGGAATAAAGCAGGCATTGTAATGTGCTATAAAATGTTTAACTGAGCTCAAGCAGCCATTTCAAGCATCATAGGATAACCTGGTAATATTATGTACTAATTTTTACAGCTAAAAAACAGAAATGCAAGAGACAAACCAAGAGAGAATTGAGATGAAGAATAGACTGTGTGAAgaaaagcactttaaaaaaa encodes:
- the PDZK1IP1 gene encoding PDZK1-interacting protein 1 — protein: MTNMNFFLAVTLCLLTALDPVNCQRVNRNLQPWLQGVIAVTVFLVLAVIAFIINRLWCQDKDNSKEEVKQVSFKAGETEESIISNSMEGRYSATAADFRCEEGPHVYENKVEFECDTMTKCHVENHVEVLTTNM